Proteins from a genomic interval of Candidatus Neomarinimicrobiota bacterium:
- a CDS encoding DMT family transporter translates to MLKQLFNWKYAGPAAIVFAAFLWSLDALLRQSLYSLPSMFIVFAEHALGLLVTLPWLIKFWPRIKQLNRKTWVSIFWISFFGGLLGTLAYTQALSYINYINFSIVVLLQKLQPIFAIFLARIILKERFNGRFYLWASLALVGSYFVAFPDILPQWQDGGKNVYAGLLAVGAAFAWGSSTVMGKYSLRELDSRIITPLRLGLTTAISGLYLLLFVRIETFPGLNSEQVFFLVAIVLSSGTVALSIYYFGLKKVQASQATILEMFWPISAVTIDWVFFDHALTWSQITGASVMLIAIYQVTQKQKLKVKS, encoded by the coding sequence ATGTTAAAGCAACTCTTTAACTGGAAATATGCTGGTCCGGCAGCCATTGTTTTTGCTGCTTTCCTCTGGTCGCTGGATGCACTCCTGCGTCAGTCTCTTTACAGTTTGCCCAGTATGTTCATCGTTTTTGCTGAACATGCCCTGGGGCTGCTGGTCACTTTACCTTGGCTGATCAAGTTCTGGCCTCGTATCAAGCAGCTCAACCGGAAGACTTGGGTATCTATTTTTTGGATCTCCTTTTTCGGGGGATTGCTAGGGACCTTAGCTTACACCCAGGCTTTAAGCTATATCAACTATATCAATTTTTCGATTGTAGTGCTGCTGCAAAAACTGCAACCTATTTTTGCCATCTTTTTGGCGCGTATTATTCTCAAAGAGCGCTTCAATGGCCGCTTCTATCTTTGGGCCTCCCTGGCTTTGGTGGGCAGCTATTTTGTGGCTTTTCCCGATATTTTACCACAGTGGCAGGATGGTGGTAAGAATGTGTATGCCGGATTGTTAGCTGTGGGGGCAGCTTTTGCCTGGGGGTCTTCCACGGTCATGGGTAAATACAGCTTGCGAGAATTGGATTCACGGATCATTACGCCACTGAGACTGGGACTTACCACAGCAATAAGCGGTCTATACCTGTTATTATTTGTGCGAATTGAGACATTTCCCGGATTGAATTCAGAGCAGGTATTTTTTTTAGTCGCGATCGTGTTGTCTTCTGGCACAGTCGCTCTCTCCATTTATTATTTTGGTTTGAAGAAGGTGCAAGCTAGTCAGGCTACCATTCTGGAAATGTTCTGGCCCATTTCAGCCGTCACCATTGACTGGGTTTTCTTTGATCACGCCTTGACCTGGAGCCAGATTACGGGGGCATCCGTTATGTTAATTGCGATCTATCAGGTCACGCAGAAGCAAAAGTTAAAAGTTAAAAGTTAA